One Luteitalea sp. genomic window carries:
- a CDS encoding DNA-directed RNA polymerase subunit omega, giving the protein MIDRDCLPNAFEFVVLSGLRVRQLIQGCVPRVPGEHKLIVTAQHEVLSGKVAKLEPQEQAAGDPVTTTD; this is encoded by the coding sequence GTGATTGATCGAGACTGTTTGCCAAATGCCTTCGAGTTCGTCGTCCTATCCGGCCTACGCGTTCGCCAGCTGATTCAGGGTTGTGTGCCGCGTGTGCCAGGTGAGCACAAGCTCATTGTAACGGCGCAACACGAGGTGCTGTCGGGGAAGGTCGCGAAGCTGGAGCCGCAGGAGCAAGCGGCGGGTGATCCGGTGACCACGACCGACTGA